The Ignavibacteriota bacterium genome includes the window GCGGAGATAGAACTGGAGACGTTTTCGTACACCGTGTCGGCGCATGTGCTCGAGAATTTCCGCGAACAACTGGCGGGCACAAAGCGGGCGGGTGAGTTGGCCTCACTGGTCGGACGCAGGGTGTCGGTGGGAGGATGGATGGTCGCCGCGAAAATGTCGCGTACAAAAAAAGGCGAACGAATGATGTTCATGAACCTCGACGATTCCACCGGCATGATCGATGTGGTCGTGTTTCCGAAATGTTATCACGAATTCGGGCATCTCCTCCGCAGCGCCGGACCGTATCTGGTCACCGGCCGCGTCGCACGTGAATATGGCGTGATCAACGTCGTTGCGGAGAAGATCGAGAGGTTGGCTTCGTAATAGCGGAAGGTAGATGGTAGATGGTAGTTGGGTAGATGGTAGATGGTAGTTGGTAGATCAGTAGCTGGTAGGTGCGTGATCTGCTCTACGTGAGTGAGGAGACAGGAGACAGGAGACAGACTTTGGCTTGATGGCCTCCTTCCTCCTGTATCCTGACTCCTCACACGGACAGAGTAGACCGATCTAGCATCTACCATCTACCCAACTACCATCTACTATCTAGCGCTCTACCACCCCTTGACCATCCGGCAATCCGAGATTTGCCGCACGTGATGCTCGCCGTGCCGCGCATAGGTCCGCAGCACATCCATGGCCGTCATCGTTCCATTCTCAGGATGAAAGGCCGTGCGCTCGAGGGCCGCTTCATCAAGCGTCTCAATGAGGCGCGACCAGCGGTCGTGTATCCCTTCGAGCATCGCGAGCGAAGCTGCGATGGGAGCGTGCGCGGCATCGGACAGCGCGGCCCACAGATCCTGATCGTAGGGCTTCAAGGTCGGATTGTCCTCGGTGAGGATGAGCCGGAAGCGGATGTAGGCATTTGCGTGGGAATCGGCGAGGTGATGGAGCACCTGCCGTATTGTCCAGCCCCCCTCGCGGTAGCGTGTGTCAAGTTGTTCCTCGGTGAAACCGTGCACTGCTTCACGCGCAAAAGAAGGTAGTTGGCGAATGGCGCGCGCGTAATCGGCCCGCTGTCCTGCGTCGATCATAGTTGCTCCTTGTGTATTGTCGGGGAGGCCGGATTTGAACCGACGATCTCCTGCTCCCAAAGCAGGCGCGATACCGGGCTACGCTACTCCCCGGGGGAAATAACAAGGTACGTCGATTTCACCGAAATGCGAAATCGGTTCCTCGCTCATGTGTCACGGGCGGCACTCAGACGCCCGCTATCTTGTCCGCCAGAACCACGCTTTCGGCCCGCGCGGCTTTGAGGTTCAGGAAGAGCAGCGCGATGCCGCCGACGAGGAAGAAGACGACAAGCGAAATGATGGAGTCGCGCGAGGATCCGGTGGTCTGACGTACGACTGCAAACACGATGGGCCCCCATATCGCGCTGAACTTTTCGAACACCGAGAAGAAACCAAAAAACTCCGCGGCTGCTTCCACTGGAATGATGGAGCTGTACAACGAACGCGACAGCGCCTGGCTGCCGCCGAGTACAAGTCCGACAACGCCGCCGAGTATCCAGAATTCGAAGGGCTGACTCATGAAGTAGGCGTATACCACCACTGCGGTCCAGATCAGCAGCGAGAGCAGGATCGCGTTTTTTGTCCCAGTGCGTTTGGATATCCGTGCAAACATCTGCGAGCCAGCAACACCGACAAGTTGCACCATGAGCAGGCAGCCCATGAGTGTGAGAGTGTCGAAATGCAACTCGTCGCTGCCGTACACCGTGGCCATCGCGATCACGGTCTGTATGCCGTCGTTGTACACCATGAACGCAAGCAGGAACAGCACGAGCTGCCTCATTCTTCCGACGATACCCGCGGTGCGCGCGACACGCGCAAAGCCGGCCCTTGCGAGCGCGCTCCACGATTGCCGGACGCCGTCGTGGTGGTCCTCCCGCAAATGATGGAAGGTGATGAGGGAGAAGCCCGCCCACCAGAGGCCGACGCTGCCGAGCGAGATACGAAGCGCCATGGTGACATCGCTGATGCCCACGGCGTCGTGGAACTGCACGAGCAGCAGGTGCAGGATAAAGAGCAGCCCGCCGCCGGCGTAGCCGTACGCATACCCGCGCGCGGAGACGGCGTCCTGTTCCTCGGGTCCCGCGAGATGCGGCAGGAAGGAGTCGTAAAACACGTTGCCTGAGACGAAGCTGAAGTTGGCCACCAGAAAGAGGCCGAGCGCAAGCGCCACGTCGCCCTGCCCGACGAGGAAGAACAAAGTGGATGCGGTCGATCCCAGGATGGCAAAGACGGCGAGGAAACGTTTGCGCGAGGAACCGGCGTCGGCAATGGCGCCGAGCACGGGGGACGAGAGCAGGACGGCAAAGGCGGAAATCCCCAGCGCGTATCCGTACAGCGACGTCGCGCTCAGCGGCGTTGTGCCGATCAGCGGAAGGACGTATCCGCTTGCGGGAACAACAACCTTGTCGAGATAGGGACCGAACAGGGCGGCGAGTATTGTCACGGCGAAGGCGGAGTTCGCCCAATCGTACATGTACCATCCGAAACGCTGCTTGTGCAGCGGATGGGGCTTCGTCGCGATCCTCATGATAAAAAACTACGCGCCGATTATCCCGCGGCCGGTCTTGGTCACAAGGCCCTGGCCGCGCAGGTCCTGAAGCACCGCGTCGAGCATGCCGTTCAGGAAGCCGCTGCTTTTGTTAGTGCTGTAGCGCTTCGCGATGTCGACGTACTCGTTGATGGTAACCTTGACGGGAATGTCGGAAAAGTACATGAACTCGCAGAAGCCCATCCGAAGCAGGATGCGGTCGAGCACGGCGATACGCTCGAAATCCCAGTTCGCCGTCAGACGTTTGATCACGGGATCGCTTTCGTGCCGATGGTTCAGAACGGAGTAGACAAGCTGCTGCGCGAAGGTGTACAGTTCCGGTTCGGAGTCCAGCTCGATGCCCGCGATGGTTTCCATCAGCATTTCGATGGGCTCCTGCGAAATCTCGTACGCGTAGAGCACCTGCATTGCCCGCTCGCGCACATCGCGCCTGGTTGTCTGTCTGCCGTGTGTGTGTGTCGTCATATCATGTCAAAATATCACGCGAATCGCTCCCGATGAAATCGGAGGCAGCGGGCGCGGCGCCGGGCACCACTATCAGGCCGTCGTTTTCGTCGCGGTACACACGCACGGGGGCCTCGAACGCGGAACTCAAGAGTGATTCCTTCAGCACGTCGCCCGGCGCGCCAATCTCGCGTATCGTGCCGCCGACGAGCAGGGCCACCCGTGTCGCGTAGGAAGCGGCGAACTGCAGATCGTGTGTCACGCATACCGCGCAGCGCCCGCGACTGCAGAGCTCGCGCAGCAGCTCGAACAACGCGATGCGGTGGCGGAGATCGAGGTGCGCGCTCGGCTCATCGAGCAGCAGCAGTGGGGTGTCCTGCGCCAGGACGCGCGCGATAGCGGCGCGATGCTGTTCGCCTCCGGAAAGATGTGTGACAGGCCGGCGCGCGAGTGAAGCAAGCTGTGTCGCGCGCAGCGCCGCGTCGCAGGCGGCGGTGTCGTCCTCGCTTTCGAAGCCAAGGCCCGCCGCGTGCGGATAACGGCCGAGAAGGACCAGTTCGCGGACGGTAAACGCGAATGTGTGCGGTTCACTCTGCGGCACGAGGGCGATGCGTTTCGCTCGTTCGAGGGCGGAATAAGAGGACACGTCCCTGCCGTCGAGCGACACGCGTCCGGCTCGCGGCGTGATGTATCCTGTGGCGAGCCGCAGGAGCGTCGTCTTGCCCGCGCCGTTGGGTCCCACGATACACAGCAGCTCCCCAGGATTCACGGAGAAGGAGAGTTTCGACACGACGTCTTCGGTGCGGAAACCGAAACACACATCCTCGAAGACGAGCGACGGCGCGGCCTGTTCTGTATCACGGGGTGTTTGCATCATTTTAAAATAGCCCCGGTCTCCCGGCTCCACAACACGAGATCGAGTTCGTCGGGAGGAATGCCGCACTGCGCGGCAAGATCTTCGAAGATTTCCTCGATCTGCAAATACCGCGTGCGTGAGATGCTGCGCGGCCACTCGTCGAGCGCGCCGACACGCACGAGGTTGCGCAGTATGTGCCTGTCGACGATGGTGCAGCCGGGGCGTCCGATGTTCCGCAGGAAGTGACTGGCCTCCTTCATGCCGAGCCCGCTGATGTCGGCGACAAGCGCGTCGCGCACATCCTTGGCCTGTGGAATCGTGTCGAGCAGGTGCAGCACGGCCGCAAAATTCTCGCGCGCCTCGGCGAGATGCCGCGCCTTCGTATTGTGGAAACGAACGTACCCGCCCGCGTGTGACCGCAGCAGCGGAGCTGCATCGAAAGCCGCCTCGAGGAATCCGCGGCGTTCGAGTTCTTCCGCGACAGCGAAACACTGCACGGCGCTGCTCTGCGGTGTCATCAGACAGAAACACAATTCGTAGAAGTACCGCTCGCGCGGCACAGCACGGAATTCCTTCAGCCGCGCGCGCGCGCGTGCGCGCACCTCCGTGTGTATTCCGCGCAATTCGTCTATGTGTGCTGTGTCGATGGATGTCATTCCGGGAGCCGGATCTGTATCGTGGAACACGCGCGTGTGGACGGAAGGGTCTCCTCGGCTTTGATTACAAAAGAAACTCCGTGCTTCCACGCTTCGATGAGTCCGTCCTTCTGAAGGGTCGCCACGATGTCCATAAGCCATGGAATGTGCAGCACGCTAAAATCCTCGACGAGTGAACGGCCCACCTCGAGCAGCGGTGCGCTGTGCCCCGGATACGACCGCAGCAGCGCAAGGACGCGTCCGCGATGGATGCGCCGCGGCACCGTTCCGTCGCCGCGTCCGGACCGCGGCGTTGCGCCGATCCGTCCCGCGGACGGGCATACACCGCGCAGCGGACACTCTCCGCACGAGGGTGATGACGCGGTACAGACCATGGCGCCAAGATCCATCAGCGCCTGATTCCAATCGTAGTAGGCGCGGGCGGGAAGCCACAGTTCGGCCAGCGTCCACGAATCCTTTTCCTGCATAAGATCATGTCTGTCGCTTCGTCGTACCGAGAGGCGCGAGAAAATCCGACGCACATTCACATCCACCACCGCCGCGCGCTTGCGGAAGGCGAAACATGCGAGCGCGTGAGCGGTGTATCGGCCCACTCCCGGCAGTCGGCGCAGGGCCTCGATGTCGTCGGGCACCCGTCCCGCGTGTTCCAGCGTGAGTATCCGTGCCGCTTCGTGGAGGTGCAGGGCGCGGCGGTTGTACCCGAGTCCCGCCCATGCGAGCAACACGTCGCGCTTCGATGCCGCTGCGAGGGCCGCGGGATCGGGGAAGCGCTCCATCCACGCATCGAAGACGGGGAGCACACGCGCCACCTGTGTCTGCTGCAGCATGATCTCGCTTACAAGAACGCGATAGGGATCGCCCTCGATGCGCCAGGGCAGCGGACGCCCGTGTTTCCTATACCAGCGGAGGAGCAGCCGATGCAGCGTCGACGCGCGTCTGTCGGTGCCGCCGCGCGGGACGCCGGCCGCCGTCATGTTACGCTTGGAGGTAGGGAAGAATGGGGAAGGAGCCCTCGAGCATGTCGTATTCCGCCACGCGGTCGACCGGCACCCATTCCACGCGTTCAAATACCTTGTTGCGTATCTCGCCGGTAAAATCGGTCACGAGGAAAAAAGTGATGAGAAACTTCCCGCCGTCGAAATAATCGGCCTGCACCGTCTTGAGCTCCCGCGCGACAGTCGGGACGATTCCAAGTTCCTCGTCCAGCTCCCGTTCGAGGCATTCCGCCATGCTTTCGTCGGGGTACGATTTCCCCCCGGGAAATTCCCACTTCAAACCATAACGGTGATTGATGCCGCGCTGACATAAAAGGACATCATTGCCTTTTTTTATGATGCCAGCCGCCACACGAACCGGGGCTTCACTGTCTCCGTACATGGACATACGTCTCGTTGCCGGTGAGTAATGAGAACGTCGACCGCGCGTCGGTCCGGCCGCCAGGCGCTCTGTGTCGCGTCACTCCGAAAGACCGAATATACCGATTTCCTTGTGTGATTCAAGGCCATTTGCGTCCCGCATGTTTGCCGGTACAGGGTAATTGACTCTCGGCGCGCCATTTGGTACTTTTCCCATCCCAATAATCTTCTCTTCCTTCACTCTTTCACCATAAGGGTTGATCCATGTCCTTACTGTATGACAAGCTTGCAGCGGCGTACGCGGCGGCAGGCGCAGAGGTAAAAGCACTTGTCAAGGATCACGGCGATAAGGTGCTCGGCGACGTCACCGTGGCCCAGGTCTATGGCGGCATGCGCGGCGTAAAAGGCCTCGTGTGCGACACTTCGGAAGTTCCCCCCGACAAAGGACTCATCATCCGCGGGATCGAACT containing:
- a CDS encoding putative metal-dependent hydrolase; the protein is MIDAGQRADYARAIRQLPSFAREAVHGFTEEQLDTRYREGGWTIRQVLHHLADSHANAYIRFRLILTEDNPTLKPYDQDLWAALSDAAHAPIAASLAMLEGIHDRWSRLIETLDEAALERTAFHPENGTMTAMDVLRTYARHGEHHVRQISDCRMVKGW
- a CDS encoding MFS transporter; translation: MRIATKPHPLHKQRFGWYMYDWANSAFAVTILAALFGPYLDKVVVPASGYVLPLIGTTPLSATSLYGYALGISAFAVLLSSPVLGAIADAGSSRKRFLAVFAILGSTASTLFFLVGQGDVALALGLFLVANFSFVSGNVFYDSFLPHLAGPEEQDAVSARGYAYGYAGGGLLFILHLLLVQFHDAVGISDVTMALRISLGSVGLWWAGFSLITFHHLREDHHDGVRQSWSALARAGFARVARTAGIVGRMRQLVLFLLAFMVYNDGIQTVIAMATVYGSDELHFDTLTLMGCLLMVQLVGVAGSQMFARISKRTGTKNAILLSLLIWTAVVVYAYFMSQPFEFWILGGVVGLVLGGSQALSRSLYSSIIPVEAAAEFFGFFSVFEKFSAIWGPIVFAVVRQTTGSSRDSIISLVVFFLVGGIALLFLNLKAARAESVVLADKIAGV
- the nusB gene encoding transcription antitermination factor NusB, with the protein product MTTHTHGRQTTRRDVRERAMQVLYAYEISQEPIEMLMETIAGIELDSEPELYTFAQQLVYSVLNHRHESDPVIKRLTANWDFERIAVLDRILLRMGFCEFMYFSDIPVKVTINEYVDIAKRYSTNKSSGFLNGMLDAVLQDLRGQGLVTKTGRGIIGA
- a CDS encoding ABC transporter ATP-binding protein, encoding MMQTPRDTEQAAPSLVFEDVCFGFRTEDVVSKLSFSVNPGELLCIVGPNGAGKTTLLRLATGYITPRAGRVSLDGRDVSSYSALERAKRIALVPQSEPHTFAFTVRELVLLGRYPHAAGLGFESEDDTAACDAALRATQLASLARRPVTHLSGGEQHRAAIARVLAQDTPLLLLDEPSAHLDLRHRIALFELLRELCSRGRCAVCVTHDLQFAASYATRVALLVGGTIREIGAPGDVLKESLLSSAFEAPVRVYRDENDGLIVVPGAAPAASDFIGSDSRDILT
- a CDS encoding N-glycosylase/DNA lyase translates to MTSIDTAHIDELRGIHTEVRARARARLKEFRAVPRERYFYELCFCLMTPQSSAVQCFAVAEELERRGFLEAAFDAAPLLRSHAGGYVRFHNTKARHLAEARENFAAVLHLLDTIPQAKDVRDALVADISGLGMKEASHFLRNIGRPGCTIVDRHILRNLVRVGALDEWPRSISRTRYLQIEEIFEDLAAQCGIPPDELDLVLWSRETGAILK
- a CDS encoding A/G-specific adenine glycosylase; amino-acid sequence: MTAAGVPRGGTDRRASTLHRLLLRWYRKHGRPLPWRIEGDPYRVLVSEIMLQQTQVARVLPVFDAWMERFPDPAALAAASKRDVLLAWAGLGYNRRALHLHEAARILTLEHAGRVPDDIEALRRLPGVGRYTAHALACFAFRKRAAVVDVNVRRIFSRLSVRRSDRHDLMQEKDSWTLAELWLPARAYYDWNQALMDLGAMVCTASSPSCGECPLRGVCPSAGRIGATPRSGRGDGTVPRRIHRGRVLALLRSYPGHSAPLLEVGRSLVEDFSVLHIPWLMDIVATLQKDGLIEAWKHGVSFVIKAEETLPSTRACSTIQIRLPE
- a CDS encoding (deoxy)nucleoside triphosphate pyrophosphohydrolase, whose product is MSMYGDSEAPVRVAAGIIKKGNDVLLCQRGINHRYGLKWEFPGGKSYPDESMAECLERELDEELGIVPTVARELKTVQADYFDGGKFLITFFLVTDFTGEIRNKVFERVEWVPVDRVAEYDMLEGSFPILPYLQA
- a CDS encoding BC10 family protein; protein product: MCVPHVCRYRVIDSRRAIWYFSHPNNLLFLHSFTIRVDPCPYCMTSLQRRTRRQAQR